Proteins found in one Anopheles aquasalis chromosome 3, idAnoAquaMG_Q_19, whole genome shotgun sequence genomic segment:
- the LOC126579333 gene encoding uncharacterized protein LOC126579333: MVLKVCLLVMLCQVLTLGQELNYAGWPIQATTPTTKGTTSGASCTTAGGGTGTTSSGGGTGTTSSGGGIGTTSSGGGTTPTLCLPSKYRNVEGLCGNPSAPSWGRANEPFARLLPSFYADGISAPAVMSNGAAYASARNISFFLFGIDELADTTRTMLNIYFLQAITNDLADTSSNTNNVCCTNGQVVSNAPDGCFPVVIEDDDPLYSWFNIKCLEYSRVSTAPQTNPPQTVRQINRATSYLDLSFLYGTSSVQNPSRITTGGRLLSVLRDGLEFPILDPAGCTSPLQDVCYLVADSRSYQSPMSAIVHLLFFREHNRLAVQLKNLNPSWSDLTLYEEARRINIAQYQRIVYYELLPKILGRTNMVNNRLIYESSGFVNDYDASQNPASIAEFANVVASFLNSQLPGAINFVVNGTIQSKELSSLYPKLQSLESDFATLFAAMSTQLARVVDTSFTIEWKNFMYRGNAPLGQDLLAIDLQKMRDFGFAPYNLYRARCGLSIFTSWEAYNATMKAPCEKTIQKIQAIYPTVNDMELFVGAAFETPLPGAVFGPTFSCIMTQQFLRARTGDRYFFETGAQEGSFTAAQLAEIRKISLARMMCSALPTILNVQADVLSPVGPTNPLVSCNSLPAVNLAAWISSSGGVTGTTPSGGGTGTTLSGGGTTPTLCLPSKYRNVEGLCGNPSAPSWGRANEPFARLLPSFYADGISTPAVMSNGAAYASVRNISFFLFGIDETTDTTRTMLNIYFLQAITNDLADTSSNTNNVCCTNGQVVSNAPDGCFPVVIEDDDPLYSWFNIKCLEYSRVSTAPQTNPPQTVRQINRATSYLDLSFLYGTSSVQNPSRITTGGRLLAVRRQGIEFPVLDPAGCTSPLQDVCYLVADSRSYQSPMSAIVHLLFFREHNRLALQLKLLNPSWSDLTLYEEARRINIAQYQRIVYYELLPKILGRTNMVNNRLIYESNGFVNDYNASQNPASIAEFANVVASFLNSQLPGAINFVVNGTIQSKELSSLYPKLQSLESDFATLFAAMSTQLARVVDTSFTIEWKNFMYRGNAPLGQDLLAIDLQKMRDFGFAPYNLYRARCGLSIFTSWEAYNATMKAPCEKTIKKIQAIYPTVDDMELFVGAAFETPLPGAVFGPTFSCIMTQQFLRARTGDRYFFETGAQEGSFTAAQLAEIRKISLARMMCSALPIILNVQADVLSPVGPTNPLVSLFGVLELRMLVKAMDILEHVLSSKLTVLTSSGPTAAAVAPLQEGPAFAQQLWDVLLEGREEFPDFFQILLAVKLNYSDLSFEDHQALVVKARMLVQYLHYTGLLEKNYPGIVARASDNEWDMFLASLLLRFAMLTTNRSSTFSYNLLFDEQCKQQVIKATEQSTSMGSSGNSVCKFAVSSLMPLVEKIELTSWDECDATEMKQMLEDAMSEIDHQLLDNPAISVEKKSAEQLPFAKFSRDRDSVAELWDEATLEAAQDCEEKDVILKALQLYTSQYVLRNLFTNPPNAPFTLPNQYLGMYRSTVELKDSSTPNTTAVLLTHGVVGIYASSDIEKGETLTMSYGKTGGNKQHLRTPAVSYNGVRYFLTGNASSLCRIVLYLVHAITSHIREVYKPNSIARLQELMRRCPDGVIGSVLSIFKQIEEICREAETIANIWMEYQQLAELVMMRGLLDRSKQDFIKRFAASL; this comes from the exons ATGGTGTTAAAG GTGTGCCTGTTAGTAATGCTGTGCCAAGTGTTAACTTTAGGGCAAGAACTAAATTATGCTGGATGGCCAATTCAGGCCACAACTCCGACTACTAAGGGAACAACTTCAGGAGCTAGCTGCACAACTGCAGGTGGTGGGACAGGCACCACCTCGTCCGGCGGCGGAACAGGCACCACTTCATCTGGCGGTGGAATAGGCACCACTTCATCTGGCGGTGGAACTACTCCCACGCTGTGTCTACCATCTAAATATCGAAATGTCGAAGGCTTGTGTGGAAATCCATCGGCACCCAGCTGGGGCAGAGCGAATGAACCATTTGCCCGCctgcttccttctttctaCGCGGACGGAATCTCCGCTCCGGCTGTGATGAGTAACGGAGCTGCATATGCCAGTGCCCGgaacatttccttcttcttgtttggCATCGATGAACTGGCCGATACAACCCGTACCATGTTGAACATTTACTTCCTTCAGGCTATAACCAACGATTTAGCAGACACTTCCAGTAACACCAACAACGTATGCTGTACCAACGGGCAAGTTGTGTCAAATGCTCCGGATGGTTGCTTTCCGGTGGTCATTGAGGATGATGACCCTCTTTACTCTTGGTTCAACATCAAATGTCTGGAATACAGCCGTGTCAGCACTGCTCCGCAGACCAATCCTCCGCAAACTGTAAGACAAATTAACCGCGCCACCAGTTATTTGgatctttcttttctctatgGCACTAGCTCGGTACAAAATCCGAGTCGAATTACTACTGGAGGCCGTCTGCTCTCCGTGCTTCGTGATGGATTGGAATTTCCTATACTTGACCCAGCAGGTTGTACCTCACCGTTGCAGGATGTTTGTTACTTGGTGGCGGACAGTCGTAGCTACCAATCACCAATGTCTGCCATCGTACACTTGCTGTTCTTCCGGGAGCATAATCGTCTTGCCGTTCAGCTGAAGAATCTGAATCCTTCCTGGTCGGATCTTACATTATACGAAGAAGCGAGACGCATTAACATTGCCCAGTATCAACGAATCGTCTATTACGAACTGTTACCAAAGATCCTAGGGCGAACCAACATGGTGAACAACCGTTTGATCTACGAATCGAGCGGATTCGTTAACGATTATGATGCATCCCAGAACCCTGCATCGATCGCCGAGTTCGCCAACGTTGTAGCTTCATTCTTGAACTCCCAGCTGCCCGGTGCTATCAA CTTCGTCGTAAACGGTACGATTCAATCGAAGGAGTTGAGCAGTCTCTATCCGAAGCTTCAATCGTTGGAGAGTGACTTTGCTACTCTCTTTGCGGCAATGTCCACGCAGTTGGCACGTGTCGTAGATACCAGTTTTACCATCGAGTGGAAAAACTTTATGTACCGAGGAAACGCTCCGCTTGGCCAGGATCTGCTTGCCATCGATCTGCAAAAGATGCGTGATTTTGGGTTTGCGCCGTACAATTTATATCGGGCGCGATGTGGTCTTAGCATCTTTACAAGCTGGGAAGCATATAATGCTACAATGAAAGCACCATGTGAGAAAACGATCCAGAAAATTCAAGCTATCTACCCGACGGTGAACGATATGGAACTGTTCGTTGGAGCTGCATTTGAAACACCTCTACCTGGTGCGGTGTTTGGTCCAACCTTCTCCTGCATCATGACCCAACAATTTCTACGAGCACGCACCGGTGATCGCTACTTCTTCGAGACTGGTGCGCAGGAGGGCAGCTTCACCGCGGCACAATTGGCGGAAATTCGGAAGATCAGCCTTGCTCGAATGATGTGCAGTGCACTGCCAACTATATTGAACGTTCAGGCGGACGTCTTGAGTCCCGTTGGACCGACTAACCCTCTAGTGTCCTGTAACAGCTTACCAGCTGTGAATCTAGCTGCTTGGATCAGTTCTAGCGGCGGTGTAACAGGCACCACTCCATCTGGCGGTGGAACAGGCACCACTTTATCTGGCGGTGGAACTACTCCCACGCTGTGTCTACCATCTAAATATCGAAATGTCGAAGGCTTGTGTGGAAATCCATCGGCACCCAGCTGGGGCAGAGCGAATGAACCATTTGCCCGCctgcttccttctttctaCGCGGACGGAATCTCGACTCCGGCTGTGATGAGTAACGGGGCTGCATATGCAAGTGTCCGgaacatttccttcttcttgttcggCATCGATGAAACGACCGATACAACCCGTACCATGTTGAACATTTACTTCCTTCAGGCTATAACCAACGATTTAGCAGACACTTCCAGTAACACCAACAACGTATGCTGTACCAACGGGCAAGTTGTGTCAAATGCTCCGGATGGTTGCTTTCCGGTGGTCATTGAGGATGATGACCCTCTTTACTCTTGGTTCAACATCAAATGTCTGGAATACAGCCGTGTCAGCACTGCTCCGCAGACCAATCCTCCGCAAACTGTAAGACAAATTAACCGCGCCACCAGTTATTTGgatctttcttttctctatgGCACTAGCTCGGTACAAAATCCGAGTCGAATTACTACTGGAGGCCGTCTGCTCGCCGTGCGTCGTCAAGGAATCGAGTTTCCAGTACTTGACCCAGCAGGTTGTACCTCACCGTTGCAGGATGTTTGTTACTTGGTGGCGGACAGTCGTAGCTACCAATCACCAATGTCTGCAATCGTACACTTGTTGTTCTTCCGGGAGCATAATCGGTTAGCACTTCAACTGAAACTCCTAAATCCTTCCTGGTCGGATCTTACATTGTACGAAGAAGCGAGACGCATTAACATTGCCCAGTATCAACGAATCGTCTATTACGAACTGTTACCAAAGATCCTAGGGCGAACCAACATGGTGAACAACCGTTTGATCTACGAATCGAACGGATTCGTTAACGATTATAATGCATCCCAGAACCCTGCATCGATCGCCGAGTTCGCCAACGTTGTAGCTTCATTCTTGAACTCCCAGCTGCCCGGTGCTATCAA CTTCGTCGTAAACGGTACGATTCAATCGAAGGAGTTGAGCAGTCTCTATCCGAAGCTTCAATCGTTGGAGAGTGACTTTGCTACTCTCTTTGCGGCAATGTCCACGCAGTTGGCACGTGTCGTAGATACCAGTTTTACCATCGAGTGGAAAAACTTTATGTACCGAGGAAACGCTCCGCTTGGCCAGGATCTGCTTGCCATCGATCTGCAAAAGATGCGTGATTTTGGGTTTGCGCCGTACAATTTATATCGGGCGCGATGTGGTCTTAGCATCTTTACAAGCTGGGAAGCATATAATGCTACAATGAAAGCACCATGTGAGAAAACGATCAAGAAAATTCAAGCTATCTACCCGACGGTCGACGATATGGAACTGTTCGTTGGAGCTGCATTTGAAACACCTCTACCTGGTGCGGTGTTTGGTCCAACCTTCTCCTGCATCATGACCCAACAATTTCTACGAGCACGCACCGGTGATCGCTACTTCTTCGAGACTGGTGCGCAGGAGGGCAGCTTCACCGCGGCACAATTGGCGGAAATTCGGAAGATCAGCCTTGCTCGAATGATGTGCAGTGCACTGCCAATTATATTGAACGTTCAGGCGGACGTCTTGAGTCCCGTTGGACCGACTAACCCTCTAGTGTCCT TGTTTGGTGTGCTGGAGTTGCGTATGCTGGTGAAAGCGATGGATATTTTAGAACACGTGCTCAGCAGTAAGCTGACTGTGCTGACCAGCTCAGggccaacagctgctgctgttgccccgTTGCAAGAGGGCCCGGCGTTTGCGCAACAGCTGTGGGACGTGCTGTTGGAGGGCCGCGAGGAATTTCcggatttttttcaaattttactTGCCGTAAAGCTGAACTATTCCGATTTGTCTTTCGAGGATCACCaggcgctggtggtgaaggcACGGATGCTGGTGCAATATCTGCATTATACTGGCTTGTTAGAAAAGAACTATCCAGGCATTGTTGCTCGAGCATCCGACAATGAATGGGACATGTTTCTAGCATCGCTGCTTCTGCGATTTGCCATGCTGACCACTAACAGATCGAGCACGTTTTCCTACAATCTATTATTCGATGAGCAGTGCAAGCAACAGGTGATAAAAGCTACCGAACAAAGTACTTCCAtgggcagcagcggcaacagtgTGTGTAAGTTTGCGGTATCCTCATTGATGCCGTTGGTAGAAAAAATAGAATTAACGTCATGGGACGAATGTGATGCAACTGAAATGAAGCAGATGCTCGAAGATGCGATGAGCGAAATCGACCACCAGCTATTGGATAATCCTGCAATATCTGTTGAAAAAAAGTCGGCAGAGCAGCTACCGTTTGCAAAGTTCTCCAGAGACCGTGACAGCGTGGCGGAGCTATGGGACGAAGCTACTCTGGAGGCAGCGCAAGATTGCGAAGAGAAAGATGTAATTCTCAAAGCACTGCAGCTGTACACCAGTCAATATGTTCTTCGAAATCTATTTACAAACCCTCCAAACGCACCGTTCACGCTGCCCAATCAGTACCTTGGCATGTACCGTTCCACTGTGGAACTGAAGGACTCGTCCACTCCAAACACCACCGCCGT CTTGCTGACGCATGGAGTCGTTGGCATATACGCATCGTCGGATATCGAGAAAGGAGAAACGTTAACGATGTCCTATGGAAAGACCGGAGGTAACAAGCAGCACCTGCGTACACCGGCGGTTTCTTACAATGGCGTCCGCT ATTTTCTAACGGGTAACGCCAGTAGCCTCTGCCGAATCGTTTTATATTTGGTGCATGCCATCACATCGCACATCCGGGAGGTGTACAAACCGAACAGCATCGCAAGACTGCAGGAGCTAAT GCGCAGGTGTCCCGATGGTGTGATTGGCAGCGTGCTGagcatttttaaacaaattgaGGAAATCTGCCGCGAGGCTGAAACGATCGCCAACATCTGGATGGAGTATCAGCAACTGGCCGAGCTTGTGATGATGCGTGGTTTGCTGGACCGATCCAAACAGGATTTCATCAAACGTTTCGCTGCAAGCTTGTAG